Proteins found in one Homalodisca vitripennis isolate AUS2020 chromosome 4, UT_GWSS_2.1, whole genome shotgun sequence genomic segment:
- the LOC124360459 gene encoding uncharacterized protein LOC124360459: MTRTVCLDIQCRDKWNCLRGTYRRHVRTEATNNVKRRSGWPWAESMSFIKRYVIEKEDLPDPTPTKMASSPANQVKTHSPHCPVNKVQNGTGTLTLAGGIYSGGIIFNTNRVGIGIVQPNVTLPTLGIVQPNQTNTADSSNVPKLVATRAVPQDPIHVDVSKVKTDHESAKSPAITEFVDMDVAVKKEPVDPDEMDLPEEFDFLPEESTQGSQEDQTSRHSKDQEEEDDSNQLFMRSTVAHMRRLSAYDQSVFKLRVQQLLHEMMFPAAKASSQ, encoded by the exons ATGACGAGAACTGTTTGTTTAGATATTCAATGTCGGGACAAGTGGAACTGTCTGCGAGGAACGTATCGCCGCCACGTGAGGACTGAGGCCACCAACAATGTGAAGCGCCGCAGCGGCTGGCCCTGGGCCGAGAGTATGAGCTTCATCAAGCGCTACGTCATAGAGAA GGAGGATCTGCCTGATCCTACGCCGACAAAAATGGCGTCTTCTCCGGCAAATCAAGTCAAGACCCACAGTCCACATTGTCCGGTAAACAAAGTTCAAAACGGTACCGGCACCTTGACTCTTGCCGGAGGGATATATAGCGGTGGCATCATCTTCAACACCAACAGAGTCGGCATCGGTATAGTTCAGCCCAACGTGACTCTACCTACTCTGGGTATAGTACAGCCCAACCAGACCAACACGGCTGACTCCTCAAATGTTCCTAAACTGGTCGCGACCAGAGCTGTTCCTCAGGACCCGATTCACGTGGACGTCAGTAAGGTGAAGACCGATCACGAGTCCGCCAAATCACCTGCCATCACCGAGTTCGTAGACATGGACGTGGCGGTGAAAAAAGAACCGGTGGACCCAGACGAAATGGATCTTCCCGAGGAATTTGATTTCCTGCCGGAAGAGTCTACGCAGGGGTCTCAAGAGGACCAGACCAGCAGACACTCCAAAGACCAGGAGGAAGAGGATGACTCCAACCAGCTGTTCATGCGCAGCACAGTTGCGCACATGCGACGCCTCTCGGCCTACGACCAGAGCGTGTTCAAGCTGAGGGTCCAGCAGCTGCTGCACGAGATGATGTTTCCCGCCGCCAAAGCTTCTAGTCAGTAG